A stretch of Bacteroidales bacterium DNA encodes these proteins:
- a CDS encoding glycosyltransferase family 39 protein codes for MNEKNSTSLFYKRYSVLIICFILFCLNFILKSIFIDNRDIANDEPFTIYWAQASLSDIFQILHNENNPPLHFLLLHFWVKVFGISPMSVRFLSLLFTSLTSVIIFLIGKNFYNFFTGISAGLIFSFTTTHFFFSHEARVYPLFAMLTALSLYFFLSIIKESNQKKYYIFLFISNMLLIYSHYLCFIIPFIECLSIIIIRERNKFIKPFFILMSCLAISYIPMIFIFIERFSNTASNGTWVPKPEIGQLYGFLNLFINNRINMLILIIIFITGIAVILKQKTFQLVINNVLNQNTIIIFIWFFIPYILMFLISFKFPVFIDRYILFISVPFYVFIAIITNILFYKKIYKIIVSTIFIASLIFTLNLNPDNFRRMKELSELIKKIKTNNSYVLIAPGYADLGFTYHYDLESFKDYKNYKIRLNAQNIYPVYNKTEALKILNILPEDCIYIQAGSEFQDPDNKIYNYIVSRYKNVSHYKVYQIYQIHKFYN; via the coding sequence CTTTTTTGTTTAAATTTTATTTTAAAATCCATATTCATCGATAATCGCGATATAGCTAATGATGAGCCTTTTACTATATACTGGGCACAAGCAAGTTTAAGCGATATTTTCCAAATACTTCACAATGAAAATAATCCACCTCTTCATTTTTTATTATTACATTTCTGGGTTAAAGTTTTCGGTATAAGCCCTATGTCAGTAAGGTTTCTTTCGTTATTATTTACCTCTTTAACTTCTGTTATTATATTTTTAATCGGTAAAAATTTTTATAACTTTTTTACAGGGATTTCTGCAGGATTAATATTTTCCTTCACAACAACACATTTCTTTTTTTCTCATGAAGCAAGGGTTTATCCATTATTTGCAATGCTTACAGCATTATCTTTATATTTCTTTCTAAGCATCATAAAAGAATCAAATCAAAAGAAATACTATATTTTTCTTTTCATTTCAAATATGCTTTTAATCTACTCGCATTATTTATGCTTCATAATCCCTTTCATCGAATGCCTTTCTATAATTATTATCAGGGAGAGAAATAAATTCATTAAGCCATTTTTTATTTTAATGTCATGCCTTGCAATTTCATACATCCCAATGATATTTATTTTCATTGAACGATTTTCGAATACAGCATCTAACGGGACTTGGGTACCAAAGCCCGAAATTGGCCAACTATATGGATTTTTAAATTTATTTATCAATAATAGAATCAACATGCTCATCTTGATAATTATCTTTATTACAGGAATTGCAGTTATTCTTAAACAGAAAACTTTCCAGTTGGTTATTAATAATGTATTGAATCAAAATACAATTATCATCTTTATCTGGTTCTTTATACCTTACATTTTAATGTTTCTAATTTCATTTAAATTCCCTGTATTTATTGATAGATATATACTTTTTATTTCCGTCCCGTTTTATGTATTTATTGCAATAATTACAAATATTTTATTTTATAAAAAAATCTATAAAATAATTGTATCAACTATTTTTATTGCATCACTAATTTTTACATTAAATCTAAATCCAGACAATTTCAGAAGAATGAAAGAGTTATCAGAGCTAATAAAAAAAATTAAGACCAATAATTCTTATGTTTTAATTGCTCCCGGTTATGCTGATTTAGGTTTTACATATCATTACGATTTAGAAAGTTTTAAAGATTATAAAAATTATAAAATACGTTTAAATGCACAAAACATTTATCCTGTTTATAATAAAACTGAAGCTTTAAAAATTCTAAATATTTTACCTGAAGATTGTATATATATTCAAGCAGGTTCTGAATTTCAAGATCCGGATAATAAAATATACAATTACATCGTGTCGAGG